Proteins found in one Paenibacillus dendritiformis genomic segment:
- the hutU gene encoding urocanate hydratase, whose translation MKQTTKRIIRAAHGTELTAKGWQQEAVLRMLMNNLDPDVAERPEDLVVYGGIGKAARNWECFDKIVECLTNLEADETLLVQSGKPVGVFRTHTHAPRVLLSNSVIVPAYANWDTFHELDKQGLMMYGQMTAGSWIYIGTQGILQGTYETFAEAARQHKGGTLRGTLTLTAGLGGMGGAQPLAVTMNEGVMIGVEVDPSRIQRRIDTKYCDIMVHDLDEALKLAEAAKAEGRALSIGLVGNAAEVFPEMVRRGIRPDFVTDQTSAHDPLNGYVPAGYSPEAAAELRAADPAQYVKLSKKSMAAHVQAMLDLQKMGAIVFDYGNNIRQVAFDEGVTEAFQFPGFVPAYIRPLFCEGKGPFRWAALSGNPDDIYKTDELVLKLFPQNTHLCNWIKMAREKVAFQGLPARICWLGYGERAKMGLAINEMVRNGDISAPIVIGRDHLDCGSVASPNRETESMKDGSDVVADWAILNALVNTASGASWVSVHHGGGVGMGYSLHAGMVVVADGSAEADEKLSRVLNTDPGMGIIRHADAGYELAIKTAKNCGVRVPMLGI comes from the coding sequence GTGAAGCAAACTACCAAACGTATCATCAGAGCGGCACATGGAACGGAATTGACTGCGAAAGGCTGGCAGCAGGAAGCGGTCCTGCGGATGCTTATGAACAATCTGGATCCCGACGTGGCCGAGCGTCCGGAAGATCTGGTCGTGTATGGCGGTATCGGCAAGGCGGCACGGAACTGGGAGTGCTTCGACAAAATCGTGGAATGTCTGACGAACCTGGAAGCGGATGAAACGCTGCTTGTGCAATCAGGCAAGCCGGTCGGCGTGTTCCGGACGCACACGCATGCGCCGCGGGTTCTCCTCTCCAATTCGGTTATCGTGCCTGCCTATGCCAATTGGGATACGTTCCACGAGCTTGATAAGCAGGGACTGATGATGTACGGGCAAATGACGGCCGGGAGCTGGATTTATATCGGGACGCAGGGCATTTTGCAAGGAACGTATGAGACCTTCGCCGAGGCTGCCCGCCAGCATAAAGGGGGCACCTTGAGAGGAACGCTGACGCTAACGGCGGGACTCGGCGGCATGGGAGGAGCCCAGCCGCTCGCCGTCACGATGAACGAGGGCGTCATGATCGGAGTGGAGGTCGATCCATCCCGGATCCAGCGCAGAATCGATACGAAATATTGCGATATTATGGTTCACGATCTGGATGAGGCGTTGAAGCTGGCGGAGGCTGCGAAGGCGGAGGGAAGAGCGCTCTCGATCGGCCTGGTGGGCAATGCGGCGGAGGTGTTCCCGGAAATGGTGCGGCGGGGGATTCGACCCGATTTCGTCACGGATCAGACATCGGCCCACGATCCGCTTAACGGCTATGTGCCGGCAGGCTATTCACCGGAAGCGGCTGCCGAACTGCGGGCGGCCGACCCGGCGCAATATGTGAAGCTGTCCAAAAAATCGATGGCTGCCCACGTCCAGGCGATGCTTGATCTTCAGAAAATGGGCGCCATTGTATTCGATTACGGCAATAATATCCGCCAAGTGGCCTTCGATGAAGGGGTGACCGAAGCATTTCAATTCCCTGGCTTCGTTCCGGCTTATATTCGCCCGCTCTTCTGCGAAGGGAAGGGGCCGTTCCGCTGGGCGGCTCTGTCCGGCAATCCGGATGATATTTATAAGACGGATGAGCTTGTATTGAAGCTGTTCCCGCAAAATACCCATCTGTGCAACTGGATCAAGATGGCCAGGGAGAAGGTCGCGTTCCAGGGCCTGCCTGCCCGCATTTGCTGGTTGGGCTATGGGGAACGGGCCAAGATGGGCTTGGCTATCAACGAGATGGTGCGCAATGGGGATATTTCCGCCCCGATCGTCATTGGCCGGGATCATCTGGACTGCGGCTCGGTCGCTTCACCGAACCGTGAGACGGAGTCAATGAAGGACGGCAGCGATGTGGTCGCCGACTGGGCGATATTGAACGCGCTGGTGAATACGGCTTCCGGCGCGAGCTGGGTCTCTGTCCACCACGGCGGCGGCGTAGGCATGGGGTATTCCCTGCATGCGGGCATGGTCGTCGTCGCGGATGGTTCAGCAGAAGCGGACGAGAAGCTGTCCCGCGTCTTGAATACAGATCCGGGCATGGGCATTATCCGTCATGCCGACGCCGGTTATGAGCTTGCGATTAAGACGGCGAAGAATTGCGGAGTACGCGTGCCGATGCTTGGCATATAA
- the hutP gene encoding hut operon transcriptional regulator HutP produces the protein MSNLNQGKRFDCGNYTMGKLTSLLVMLHNEEAGAEIEQEMKKRGYRYTIGKVGAMELVKVVTAIETSAKANKVIDPNSYREVHSLYHAIIEALQGIGRGTVQFGDILRTVGLTFCITRGTVEISGYSEEWLSVCVYGTIGAPKKGFEHDVLGFGYNHI, from the coding sequence ATGAGTAACCTGAATCAAGGAAAGCGGTTCGACTGCGGCAATTATACGATGGGCAAGCTGACCTCGCTCTTGGTCATGCTGCATAACGAAGAAGCGGGCGCGGAAATCGAGCAGGAAATGAAAAAGAGAGGATACCGGTATACGATCGGCAAGGTCGGCGCCATGGAATTGGTCAAAGTCGTGACGGCGATTGAAACGAGCGCCAAAGCGAACAAGGTGATCGATCCGAACTCTTATCGGGAAGTTCATTCTTTATATCATGCCATCATCGAAGCGCTGCAGGGGATTGGGAGAGGGACGGTCCAATTCGGAGATATATTGAGGACAGTAGGATTAACCTTTTGCATTACGAGAGGGACGGTCGAAATATCGGGATATTCCGAGGAATGGTTAAGCGTCTGCGTGTACGGCACGATTGGCGCCCCCAAAAAAGGATTCGAGCACGATGTGCTCGGGTTCGGGTACAACCATATTTAA
- the hutH gene encoding histidine ammonia-lyase, translating into MQITEHKEDHHVVFVGGGTLTIGQVVQVARFNARVELREESIRIMAKSRAYVETLLREKKVVYGLTTGFGKFCDTYISGEDVKALQLNLIRSHACGIGAPFSIEIARAIMLLRVNALALGYSGIRPEVVQLMVGMLNQGVTPVIPEKGSLGASGDLAPLSHLALVLVGEGEAYYQGKRMPGGQAMQLAGLIPVTLEAKEGLALINGTQAMTAVGALACHDAMNLANWADCTLALTCEALFAVRDAFEPLTHVIRPHQGQRQSAENVIRLTSGSKFMTSQGERRVQDAYSLRCAPQVHGASRDALAYIAGKLEIEINSATDNPLIFVDEGRVISGGNFHGQPIALAMDHLSVSAAELANISERRIERLVNPHLNEQLPPFLTNNGGLQSGFMIAQYAAASVVSENKALAHPASVDSIPSSGNQEDHVSMGTIAARKAKQIVENAYDVLAIELLCGAQAADFRDPRGLGLGTKWLYDQCRKLVPAVETDRVLADDFQKVADWMRQTDAAASIADLVKLQ; encoded by the coding sequence ATGCAGATAACGGAACATAAGGAAGATCATCATGTGGTGTTCGTTGGCGGCGGGACATTAACGATCGGGCAGGTTGTTCAGGTTGCCCGCTTCAATGCCAGAGTGGAGCTGCGGGAAGAGAGCATTCGCATTATGGCGAAGAGCAGGGCCTATGTGGAAACTTTGCTGCGCGAGAAAAAAGTGGTGTACGGCTTGACAACCGGCTTCGGGAAGTTTTGCGATACGTATATTTCCGGCGAAGATGTCAAAGCGCTGCAGTTGAATCTCATTCGAAGCCACGCGTGCGGAATCGGTGCGCCGTTCTCGATCGAGATCGCCAGAGCGATTATGCTGCTGCGTGTCAATGCGCTTGCGCTTGGCTACTCCGGCATCCGTCCGGAAGTGGTGCAATTGATGGTCGGCATGCTGAACCAAGGGGTAACGCCGGTCATCCCGGAAAAAGGCTCGCTCGGCGCAAGCGGCGATTTGGCGCCGCTGTCCCATTTGGCGCTCGTGCTCGTCGGCGAAGGCGAAGCTTATTATCAGGGCAAGCGGATGCCGGGCGGCCAGGCGATGCAGCTTGCCGGTCTCATTCCTGTAACGTTGGAGGCGAAGGAGGGATTAGCCCTGATCAACGGGACGCAGGCGATGACGGCCGTAGGCGCGTTGGCCTGCCACGATGCCATGAATCTGGCGAACTGGGCCGACTGCACGCTTGCCTTGACTTGTGAAGCGCTGTTCGCCGTCCGGGACGCCTTCGAGCCGTTAACCCACGTCATTCGCCCGCATCAAGGACAGCGTCAATCCGCCGAAAATGTAATCCGGTTAACCTCCGGAAGCAAGTTCATGACAAGCCAGGGGGAGCGAAGGGTGCAGGATGCCTATTCCTTGCGCTGCGCGCCGCAGGTTCACGGGGCAAGCCGGGATGCACTGGCCTATATCGCTGGCAAGCTGGAAATTGAAATTAATTCGGCGACAGATAATCCTCTTATTTTTGTGGATGAGGGGCGAGTGATCTCGGGCGGGAATTTCCATGGGCAGCCGATTGCTCTGGCGATGGACCATCTGTCCGTCAGCGCAGCGGAGCTGGCCAACATTTCCGAACGGCGGATCGAAAGGCTCGTCAACCCTCACTTGAATGAGCAGCTTCCGCCTTTTCTTACGAATAATGGGGGGCTTCAATCCGGCTTCATGATTGCGCAGTACGCAGCCGCGTCCGTTGTGTCCGAGAATAAGGCGCTGGCACATCCGGCAAGCGTCGATTCGATTCCGTCCTCGGGCAACCAAGAGGATCATGTCAGCATGGGAACCATCGCCGCGCGCAAAGCGAAGCAGATCGTTGAGAACGCTTACGACGTGCTCGCCATCGAGCTGCTGTGCGGGGCGCAAGCGGCTGATTTCCGCGACCCGCGGGGGCTTGGGCTCGGAACCAAATGGCTCTATGATCAATGCCGCAAGCTTGTCCCGGCTGTTGAGACGGATCGCGTGCTTGCCGATGATTTTCAGAAGGTGGCGGACTGGATGAGGCAGACCGATGCCGCCGCGAGCATAGCGGATCTAGTCAAGCTTCAGTAG
- the lpdA gene encoding dihydrolipoyl dehydrogenase — protein MVVGDASLNIDTLVIGAGPGGYVAAIRAAQLGQSVLIVDKSTVGGVCLNRGCIPSKALISAAHQYEVTQHASAIGITAENVKVDFKKVQEFKGGVVKKLTGGVSGLLKANKVQVFNGECMFINENEARVFNDQEAPRYKFKNCIIATGSRPIELKAFPFGGRILSSTEALELQDIPKSMIVIGGGYIGAELGQMYSKFGTKVTIIEGADMVLPGFDKDMTQLVAKNMKKSNVEIFTGAKAESATQTDKDVTVKFTVKGETKEVTAEYLLVTVGRRPNTDGELGLDMIGVKMTDRGLVEVDHQGRTSIPHIFAIGDIVAGPALAHKASYEGKVAAEAIAGMPSVVDYKCIPAVCFTDPECASVGLSESEAKEKGYNVKAGKFPYAANGRALSLGGNADGFVKIVADADSGVVLGSQIVGAEASNLIAEMGLAVEMAATLEDLSLTIHAHPTLGEIVMEAAEVVLGHPIHTVAK, from the coding sequence ATGGTAGTAGGAGACGCATCTTTGAACATTGATACTCTGGTTATTGGAGCAGGCCCGGGCGGTTATGTGGCAGCGATTCGCGCTGCCCAACTCGGCCAAAGCGTGCTTATCGTAGATAAATCGACTGTCGGCGGCGTATGTCTGAACCGCGGCTGTATTCCTTCCAAAGCCTTGATCAGCGCTGCGCATCAATATGAAGTGACTCAGCATGCTTCCGCCATCGGCATCACGGCTGAAAATGTAAAAGTCGACTTCAAAAAAGTGCAAGAATTCAAGGGCGGCGTCGTGAAAAAGCTGACCGGCGGCGTTAGCGGCTTGCTGAAGGCGAACAAAGTGCAAGTGTTCAACGGCGAGTGCATGTTCATCAACGAAAATGAAGCGCGCGTATTCAACGACCAAGAAGCGCCGCGCTACAAGTTCAAAAACTGCATCATCGCAACGGGTTCCCGTCCAATCGAATTGAAAGCTTTCCCGTTCGGCGGACGCATTCTGTCCTCGACGGAAGCTCTCGAGCTGCAAGATATTCCGAAGTCGATGATCGTCATCGGCGGCGGATACATCGGCGCGGAGCTTGGCCAAATGTACTCCAAGTTCGGCACGAAAGTAACGATTATCGAGGGCGCGGACATGGTGCTGCCAGGCTTCGATAAAGATATGACGCAGCTTGTCGCGAAAAACATGAAGAAATCCAATGTGGAAATCTTCACGGGCGCGAAAGCGGAGAGCGCAACGCAAACGGATAAAGACGTTACTGTCAAATTCACCGTTAAAGGCGAAACCAAAGAAGTTACTGCAGAATACCTGCTCGTAACGGTTGGCCGCCGTCCGAACACCGATGGCGAGCTTGGTCTCGATATGATCGGCGTCAAAATGACCGACCGCGGCCTGGTCGAAGTCGACCACCAAGGACGCACAAGCATTCCGCACATCTTCGCAATTGGCGATATCGTTGCCGGTCCAGCTCTGGCGCATAAAGCTTCTTACGAAGGCAAGGTTGCGGCGGAAGCTATCGCGGGCATGCCTAGCGTAGTTGACTACAAGTGCATCCCTGCCGTATGCTTCACCGATCCGGAGTGCGCAAGCGTAGGCTTGTCTGAATCGGAAGCGAAGGAAAAAGGCTACAACGTCAAGGCCGGCAAGTTCCCATATGCGGCGAACGGACGCGCGCTGTCCCTCGGCGGCAACGCGGATGGCTTCGTGAAGATCGTGGCTGACGCGGATTCGGGCGTCGTGCTCGGTTCCCAAATCGTCGGCGCGGAAGCGTCCAACCTGATCGCGGAAATGGGCTTGGCTGTGGAAATGGCGGCAACACTGGAAGACCTGTCGCTGACGATCCACGCTCACCCAACGCTTGGCGAAATCGTGATGGAAGCAGCGGAAGTCGTACTTGGACATCCGATCCACACAGTAGCGAAGTAA
- a CDS encoding dihydrolipoamide acetyltransferase family protein: MAKFEYRFPELGEGLHEGEIIKMHIKPGDKVTDDDIIMEVQNDKAVVEVPCPVNGTVLEVLAKDGQVCHMGEVVAIIDAEGDIPEQAEPAEEAKEEPAAAPAAEAPKAEGTAAAPNHEVLATPSVRKLARELGVNIGEVPPTGKNGKVTREDVEAFANGGAPAAKAEAPQAAAEAKAAPAAPAATGREAEEERVPFKGIRKAISNAMVKSAYTAPHVTIMDEVDVAELVAFRTRLKPMMEKKGTKVTYLPFIVKALVAACRQFPAMNAMIDEANNEIVYKKYYNIGIATDTDNGLIVPVINDADRRSIWMIADSIKDLAARGREGKLGPNELKGSTITITNIGSAGGMFFTPIINFPEVAILGTGRITEKPVVKNGEIVAAPVMALSLSFDHRLIDGATAQNFMNYIKQLLANPELLVMEV; encoded by the coding sequence CAAAATGATAAAGCTGTCGTTGAAGTGCCTTGTCCGGTAAACGGTACGGTGCTGGAAGTGCTGGCGAAGGATGGCCAAGTATGCCATATGGGCGAAGTCGTGGCTATCATCGATGCCGAAGGGGATATCCCGGAACAAGCGGAACCGGCCGAAGAGGCTAAGGAAGAACCGGCAGCAGCACCTGCAGCGGAAGCTCCAAAAGCGGAAGGTACAGCTGCAGCGCCTAACCATGAAGTGCTGGCTACGCCAAGCGTACGCAAGCTGGCGCGCGAATTGGGCGTGAACATCGGCGAAGTTCCTCCAACCGGCAAGAACGGCAAAGTTACGCGCGAAGATGTTGAAGCATTCGCCAATGGCGGAGCGCCTGCCGCGAAGGCAGAAGCGCCTCAAGCCGCTGCCGAAGCCAAAGCAGCGCCTGCCGCTCCAGCAGCTACCGGACGCGAAGCCGAAGAAGAGCGCGTGCCATTCAAGGGCATCCGCAAAGCCATCTCCAATGCGATGGTCAAATCGGCTTACACAGCGCCGCATGTTACAATCATGGACGAAGTGGACGTTGCGGAACTGGTTGCATTCCGTACCCGCTTGAAGCCAATGATGGAGAAGAAAGGCACGAAAGTAACCTACCTTCCGTTCATCGTCAAAGCGCTTGTTGCGGCTTGCCGTCAGTTCCCGGCTATGAACGCGATGATCGACGAAGCGAACAACGAGATCGTGTACAAAAAGTACTACAACATCGGTATCGCTACCGATACAGACAACGGTCTGATCGTTCCGGTTATCAATGATGCGGATCGCCGCAGCATCTGGATGATCGCCGACAGCATCAAGGATCTGGCTGCCCGCGGACGCGAAGGCAAGCTTGGCCCGAACGAATTGAAAGGCAGCACGATCACGATTACGAACATCGGTTCCGCAGGCGGCATGTTCTTCACGCCAATCATCAACTTCCCGGAAGTTGCGATTTTGGGTACCGGCCGCATTACGGAAAAACCTGTCGTGAAGAACGGCGAAATCGTGGCAGCGCCAGTCATGGCCTTGTCTCTCAGCTTCGACCACCGTCTCATCGACGGCGCAACGGCACAAAACTTTATGAACTATATCAAGCAGCTGCTTGCTAATCCAGAGCTGCTTGTCATGGAGGTGTAA